ATTCTCGTCATGATTATGAGAAAAAGCTGGACTATGACCTTCATCAACGAAAGGTACTTGTTATTACCGGAATCCGCAGCAAGGTTAAGGGTCTTAAACCAGTCATTGACAAACACCACGGTCTGTTCCGCGGATTAGATGCGTCTGCAGAAGAAAAAGTTTCTAGCAGTAAATTAAAACGCGAAATTCGTGATGCAGATTTTGTGATTGTCTGCATCGATGCAATTCACCATCGAATTAGTCAACTCGCCAACCATCACGCTAAACGTTATGAAAAGCCACTTGCCATTGCAAATGTTACTTCTAATACTGCTGTTGAGCGAGCCATTGCCCGGGCATTAAATGGTGATCCTGCATACGCCGAAAGTAGCGAAGATTTGAAAAATTATAAATAAATGGCACAACGGTTAATAAAATTATTTTCCCACAATGATTTAGATGGATTCGGGGCTCCATTATTATTAAAAACACTACAACCAGTAATGTTTGAAGACACAGAGTTTGATATGACAAACTGTGGCGCTGGACGAATCGATGAAGAGTTAAGTCGATGGATGCAAACAGCGGAAGTAGGGCGATTTACAGATGTTTACATCATGGATATGACGCCAGATAGCGATTATTCATTTAAGTTATTGAATGAACGTTTCGCTAATCATTGGCTTGTCTTTGACCATCATGAAAGTGAAGCAGAACTACGACAAAAGTATGCGGCCAATAGTATCGTACCTGCTGATCCAACAGTTAACCCAAGTGCCACAAGCTTGGTATGGGATTGGTTAAAACAACAATCGTCTTTTACAAAGATTGATGAGCAACGGCAAAAAGACCTTGCTTATCTTGTGGAATTGATTCGGGCATATGATACTTGGGATTGGCAAAATGATCCAGAAATGAATGAGCAGGAACGAATTGATGCCGATAATCTTGATCAGCTCTTTTGGTTTTATCCCCTCCAAGATTCGGAAGAGTTTGTCCAAAATGTTTTTAATACCAGCTGGCAACAATATCAGGAAGAAAATCGGCTGTTGATTCGGACACTAAACGAACGGCGGGCAAAGTACCTTAAGAGCCATTTGAAAGATATTTTAATTACAGATATCGATGATCATAAATTTGGTGTCGTATATGCAAGTGACTATAAATCTGAAATTGCCCACGAATTATTAGTGCAACATCCAGAAGTCGATGCGGCCTTGGTAGTCAGTCCGGTTAGCGTGTCGCTTCGAAGCAACGGAAAGTTAGATGTGGCTAAATTTGCTGAAAAATACTTTAATGGTGGCGGTCATGCTGATGCTGCAGGTGGCCGGTTAACGGTTAATCCGATTGAAATTGGTGAGCAAGCAGTCATTGATGACCTTAAGCAAACGATCACTAATCAGCAAAATGAACAAAAATCAAATGAAAGTACGCTTGCCGATAATCTTGATCCCGAAGTAGCAGCAAAGATGGCAGCTTTGTTTGGGAAGAAGTAAATGTTCGACGTTATCTTTTGGATTCTTGCAATCTGGTTTGTAGTAAACGTTGTATGGATGTGGTTTGCCCTTGATAACCAAGTTCTACAAAAAACATTCGCATGGATTAATGTATGTGCAATCGTAATTGGTTTTTGGGTATATTACGGCATGACTCACGACGGCAACGCCCTTAACGGCTGGTTCCTTACAATGAACTGGGTAAACATTGCAATTGCTGCTATCCAATTCTACTTTGGTTATCGTGAAAACAGCGTTACCCACAACGG
The genomic region above belongs to Limosilactobacillus reuteri and contains:
- a CDS encoding DHHA1 domain-containing protein, with amino-acid sequence MAQRLIKLFSHNDLDGFGAPLLLKTLQPVMFEDTEFDMTNCGAGRIDEELSRWMQTAEVGRFTDVYIMDMTPDSDYSFKLLNERFANHWLVFDHHESEAELRQKYAANSIVPADPTVNPSATSLVWDWLKQQSSFTKIDEQRQKDLAYLVELIRAYDTWDWQNDPEMNEQERIDADNLDQLFWFYPLQDSEEFVQNVFNTSWQQYQEENRLLIRTLNERRAKYLKSHLKDILITDIDDHKFGVVYASDYKSEIAHELLVQHPEVDAALVVSPVSVSLRSNGKLDVAKFAEKYFNGGGHADAAGGRLTVNPIEIGEQAVIDDLKQTITNQQNEQKSNESTLADNLDPEVAAKMAALFGKK